The bacterium DNA window CAATTCCTGATATCCCTGGTTTATCAAAAGCCATAGGATGGGGTGCATGGTCTGTTACAATTATATCTATTGTTCCAGAACAAAGCCCTTCTATTACAGCCTCTTTATCCTCTTTTGTCCGAATAGGAGGCTTTACATTAAAGGCTACATCACTCAATGTAAAATGGTGTGGCGTTGCCTCACAGGTTATACATTGGCTTTCTTTTTTTGCCTGTTTTACTAAAGATATTCCATCCTTTGTGCTTATATGTGCAATATGAAGCCTGGATTTTGTATCTAAGCATAAGGATATATTTTTCTCAATTGCCTTTGGCTCAGATGGAATTTCACAATGGAGGATAACAAGGAGGTCTAGCTCGGATGCTATATCCATTGCATCCTTTAGGAGGGATTTATCCTCTAGCTCTGCTCCATCATCAGATATGGCAAATATTCCGCTATCCTTCATCCCTTTTATGTCAGAAAGCCTTAATTGTCCCATTTCTTTTGCAATGGCACCTATAGGAAAAACCTGGATCTTGCTTTGTTTTTCTTTAATCTTTCCTAATATTTTTGGGTTATCTATAGGAGGGTCTGTATTTGGCATTATGCAAATGGTTGTAAATCCACCAGATATTGCTGCTTCTATCCCTGATTCTATTGTTTCCCTTTCATTTTCCTTAAATGACCTTATATGTGTATGAAGGTCAATAAGGCCTGGGGTGATAATTTTATCTCTACAATCAAAGGTTTTACAGCCAAGAAAAGAAATATTCCTTTGAATTTTTGTAATCTTTCCATCGCTAATAAGAATGTCAAAATTATCACCAAATCCCAAAACAGAGCCATTTTTGAGTAAAAGCATATGTTTAGCTGTTTCAATTATAGTATCTTTCCTAAATCTTCGCAATTTGTAACTATAGAAATTCCCCAATTTTACTAAAACCTTTCATAGGGCTTAAATTTATGGTTATTGAAAAATATTAGAATAATCCTCCCCCTTTCCCCCTTTAGTGAAGCGAGAACTCTATTTTTATTGTGCTTTTTATGAAGGTTTAAAAAAACTACAATCCGTAAACAGCCTATTTATCTTTTCTTTATCATAAGCCTAAATACAAGGCAAAGAATTT harbors:
- a CDS encoding dihydroorotase; the encoded protein is MRRFRKDTIIETAKHMLLLKNGSVLGFGDNFDILISDGKITKIQRNISFLGCKTFDCRDKIITPGLIDLHTHIRSFKENERETIESGIEAAISGGFTTICIMPNTDPPIDNPKILGKIKEKQSKIQVFPIGAIAKEMGQLRLSDIKGMKDSGIFAISDDGAELEDKSLLKDAMDIASELDLLVILHCEIPSEPKAIEKNISLCLDTKSRLHIAHISTKDGISLVKQAKKESQCITCEATPHHFTLSDVAFNVKPPIRTKEDKEAVIEGLCSGTIDIIVTDHAPHPMAFDKPGISGIEICLSLVLTELVNKGYLSLIDAIGKLAKNPSKIIGLQRETKEGCEAYLTIIDLKNEWVVKKEDFKSKGKNTPFEGWKLKGRPISVITPYFDLLF